The following are encoded in a window of Maylandia zebra isolate NMK-2024a linkage group LG5, Mzebra_GT3a, whole genome shotgun sequence genomic DNA:
- the fkbp5 gene encoding peptidyl-prolyl cis-trans isomerase FKBP5: MTTDQDLPMDHQSATALFAAKGIDVTTNKDQGVIKVIKRAGVDGDRPMIGDKVMVHYTGKLVTGKKFDCSRERKEPFCFHVGKGQVLRAWDIAVLSMQRGEVCTLLCKPEYAYGAAGNPDKIPPSSSVVFELELIKFEGEVLTGDGGIVRRIKVKGEGYTNPNDGSIVNVHLEGRCGDRLFDCRDVSFIVGQAEDKSIPLGVDRAMDKMQKGECCLLYLKPKYGFGSEGKPEYKIGPDKDIVYEITLKDFQRAKDSWEMDLKEKLDLSAEVKSKGNQYFKAGRYYQAVIQYQRIISWLEIEYGTGDMQQKKIQDYILTSHLNLALCFLRLKEFTQAVDNCNKVIELDENNEKALYRRGEARLRRNEFSLALADFQQVLQVNSANRAARAQISICQSKIKEHHEKDKKTYANMFQKFAERDAKTGKTKRRRDDSARTSVNGEVSIKQRRRSQECPS, from the exons ATGACAACTGATCAGGATTTGCCAATGGATCACCAGTCAGCCACAGCCCTATTTGCTGCAAAGGGCATTGATGTAACAACCAATAAAGACCAAGGAGTTATCAAG GTTATAAAGCGTGCAGGGGTAGATGGAGACAGGCCCATGATTGGGGACAAAGTAATGGTTCACTACACTGGGAAACTGGTCACTGGGAAGAAATTTGACTGTAGTCGAGAGCGCAAAGAGCCCTTTTGTTTCCATGTGGGCAAAG GACAAGTCCTCAGGGCTTGGGACATTGCTGTGTTGTCCATGCAGAGAGGAGAGGTGTGCACACTGCTGTGCAAACCCGAGTATGCTTATGGAGCTGCTGGAAATCCTGACAAAATTCCTCCCAGCTCTTCAGTAGTATTTGAG TTGGAGCTAATTAAGTTTGAAGGCGAGGTACTTACAGGCGATGGTGGAATTGTGAGAAGAATAAAGGTCAAAGGGGAAGGTTACACTAATCCCAACGATGGATCAATTGTGAACG TGCACCTGGAGGGAAGGTGTGGTGACCGACTGTTTGACTGCAGGGACGTCAGCTTTATTGTTGGTCAGGCTGAAGATAAAAGCATTCCTCTGGGAGTGGACCGAGCCATGGACAAGATGCAGAAAGGAGAGTGCTGTTTACTTTACTTAAAACCAAA GTATGGTTTTGGAAGCGAAGGCAAACCAGAATACAAAATAGGACCAGACAAAGACATCGTATATGAGATTACTCTTAAAGACTTCCAAAGG GCTAAAGATTCCTGGGAAATGGACTTGAAAGAAAAGCTAGATCTGTCTGCTGAAGTAAAAAGTAAAGGGAATCAGTATTTTAAG GCAGGGCGGTATTACCAGGCAGTCATCCAGTACCAGCGCATCATTTCTTGGCTAGAGATAGAGTATGGTACCGGAGACATGCAACAGAAGAAGATACAAGATTATATTCTGACTTCCCACCTTAACTTGGCCTTGTGTTTCCTGCGATTAAAAGAGTTCACACAAGCAGTGGACAACTGCAACAAG GTCATTGAGCTTGATGAAAACAATGAGAAGGCTTTGTATCGTCGTGGGGAAGCCCGGCTCCGCCGCAATGAGTTCAGCCTGGCCTTGGCAGACTTTCAGCAAGTACTGCAAGTCAACTCAGCAAACCGAGCAGCTCGTGCTCAGATTTCCATTTGTCAAAGCAAGATTAAGGAACAtcatgaaaaagacaaaaagacctATGCTAACATGTTCCAGAAATTTGCAGAACGGGACGCCAAG ACTGGGAAGACAAAGAGAAGGCGGGATGACAGTGCGAGGACCAGCGTCAATGGTGAAGTGAGCATTAAACAACGCCGGAGGAGTCAGGAATGCCCGTCGTAA